One part of the Homo sapiens chromosome 19, GRCh38.p14 Primary Assembly genome encodes these proteins:
- the FCGRT gene encoding IgG receptor FcRn large subunit p51 isoform X2, protein MGVPRPQPWALGLLLFLLPGSLGAESHLSLLYHLTAVSSPAPGTPAFWVSGWLGPQQYLSYNSLRGEAEPCGAWVWENQVSWYWEKETTDLRIKEKLFLEAFKALGGKGPYTLQGLLGCELGPDNTSVPTAKFALNGEEFMNFDLKQGTWGGDWPEALAISQRWQQQDKAANKELTFLLFSCPHRLREHLERGRGNLEWKGCWTKIDTSWGCAQIFIPSATKEKLRLNQSPPPCA, encoded by the exons ATGGGGGTCCCGCGGCCTCAGCCCTGGGCGCTGGGGCTcctgctctttctccttcctgggagCCTGGGCGCAG AAAGCCACCTCTCCCTCCTGTACCACCTTACCGCGGTGTCCTCGCCTGCCCCGGGGACTCCTGCCTTCTGGGTGTCCGGCTGGCTGGGCCCGCAGCAGTACCTGAGCTACAATAGCCTGCGGGGCGAGGCGGAGCCCTGTGGAGCTTGGGTCTGGGAAAACCAGGTGTCCTGGTATTGGGAGAAAGAGACCACAGATCTGAGGATCAAGGAGAAGCTCTTTCTGGAAGCTTTCAAAGCTTTGGGGGGAAAAG GTCCCTACACTCTGCAGGGCCTGCTGGGCTGTGAACTGGGCCCTGACAACACCTCGGTGCCCACCGCCAAGTTCGCCCTGAACGGCGAGGAGTTCATGAATTTCGACCTCAAGCAGGGCACCTGGGGTGGGGACTGGCCCGAGGCCCTGGCTATCAGTCAGCGGTGGCAGCAGCAGGACAAGGCGGCCAACAAGGAGCTCACCTTCCTGCTATTCTCCTGCCCGCACCGCCTGCGGGAGCACCTGGAGAGGGGCCGCGGAAACCTGGAGTGGAAGG GCTGCTGGACAAAGATAGATACCAGCTGGGGATGTGCACAGATATTCATTCCAAGTGCCACAAAGGAGAAGTTGAGACTCAACCAG
- the FCGRT gene encoding IgG receptor FcRn large subunit p51 isoform X4, producing the protein MGVPRPQPWALGLLLFLLPGSLGAESHLSLLYHLTAVSSPAPGTPAFWVSGWLGPQQYLSYNSLRGEAEPCGAWVWENQVSWYWEKETTDLRIKEKLFLEAFKALGGKGPYTLQGLLGCELGPDNTSVPTAKFALNGEEFMNFDLKQGTWGGDWPEALAISQRWQQQDKAANKELTFLLFSCPHRLREHLERGRGNLEWKGTCTVA; encoded by the exons ATGGGGGTCCCGCGGCCTCAGCCCTGGGCGCTGGGGCTcctgctctttctccttcctgggagCCTGGGCGCAG AAAGCCACCTCTCCCTCCTGTACCACCTTACCGCGGTGTCCTCGCCTGCCCCGGGGACTCCTGCCTTCTGGGTGTCCGGCTGGCTGGGCCCGCAGCAGTACCTGAGCTACAATAGCCTGCGGGGCGAGGCGGAGCCCTGTGGAGCTTGGGTCTGGGAAAACCAGGTGTCCTGGTATTGGGAGAAAGAGACCACAGATCTGAGGATCAAGGAGAAGCTCTTTCTGGAAGCTTTCAAAGCTTTGGGGGGAAAAG GTCCCTACACTCTGCAGGGCCTGCTGGGCTGTGAACTGGGCCCTGACAACACCTCGGTGCCCACCGCCAAGTTCGCCCTGAACGGCGAGGAGTTCATGAATTTCGACCTCAAGCAGGGCACCTGGGGTGGGGACTGGCCCGAGGCCCTGGCTATCAGTCAGCGGTGGCAGCAGCAGGACAAGGCGGCCAACAAGGAGCTCACCTTCCTGCTATTCTCCTGCCCGCACCGCCTGCGGGAGCACCTGGAGAGGGGCCGCGGAAACCTGGAGTGGAAGG